In Yarrowia lipolytica chromosome 1F, complete sequence, a genomic segment contains:
- a CDS encoding uncharacterized protein (Compare to YALI0F04103g, similar to Saccharomyces cerevisiae COX8 (YLR395C); ancestral locus Anc_4.256, similar to uniprot|P04039 Saccharomyces cerevisiae YLR395c COX8 cytochrome-c oxidase chain VIII) encodes MFRATVRSANTVAKRNFSTTKVRSVHYPEGPYHNLPFKVHNRKIPYAFLHFGFFLAGFLAPFGIVYVHNKRARG; translated from the exons ATGTTCCGAGCTACCGTCCGATCCGCCAACACCGTGGCCAAGCGaaacttctccaccaccaaggtgCGATCTGTCCACTACCCCGAGGGCCCTTACCATAACCTGCCCTTCAAGGTCCACAACCGAAAGATCCCCTACGCCTTCCTGCATTTTGGTTTCTTCC TTGCTGGATTCCTTGCCCCCTTCGGCATTGTGTACGTCCACAACAAGCGAGCCCGAGGCTAG